The DNA sequence TGGCACTTACCTGTTTGCTGCTGCCACTTCTTTCTTCTTCGCCTTACTCTTTTTCTTACCCACTTCCTCTGtcttttctctctcattgtCTGCCTCCATCACTTCTGTCCCCATCTGTCTCAGCTCATCATACTCTTTCTGTCCCTCCATCTCTCCTCTTTCCTCTCTCTTACTCTCTACTCTGTCTTCATGAGCCTGTGCTATCTCCATCTCCTGCATGTCTGTCATCTCAGTCTCTCCTATTTCATGTTGCTCCTCCTGTCCTCTCTGGTCTTCGATATCTGTTTCATGTTGCTCCTCCTGTCCTCTCTGGTCTTCAATTTCTACTTCATGTTGCTCCTCCTGTCCTCTCTGGTCTTCAATTTCTACTTCATGTTGCTCCTCCTGTCCACTCTGGTCTTCGTTATTTATCACATCTCTTTCTGTATCATTTTCTCCCGGCCTCTCTTGCTGCAGCACCTCCTCACTTTGAGGATCACATGCTTcgataaaatattaaacaaaacagGACATTTAATATGCAgtaaatggtttaaaatgtaaaaagaatataaaaagtttacaacaaaacatataaagaaAACAGAATTACACACCAACAGCTATCTAGAAAATATCTGTActgacatttaaaggaacagtatgtaagaaatgtatatcaattaatcataaaatggccctgatatgtcactagatattaagaaatcattttcatttcaaatacttatatcactgacaacagtggtctggccaggatatggtcatttaaaaagtggagttgcagccctcaactgatgtttatgttgtcattttgtgtattggccaccagttgtgtgattgcagtaccagttttacccacaagttttgtgattgcagtaccagttttggccacaatcctacatactgttcctttaaagatgccgtttttcctgatcccatttttcaaactttagttagtgtgtaatgttgctgttcgATCATAAATAACACCTGCAAAATTATTAAGGTCAAAATTCACTGCCAAgcgatttattttctttaacagaattcacttTTCAAGGATTACAGAGAATGggcggtttggactacagtcaTCTACTTCCCGTAATATCATAGCTtcgaaaacacaggaaaaacggCACCTTTAAATCAGGGGCCCCTTCTTCGTATGTCGCTAACTCAGTTAGCTGGATTTGATTGTTGACGATTTGGCATGATCTTGGATTATTTGGTTCTTCGAAGCTCATTTTAGACTTGCTGTCATAGCAACAGGTCCGTAAGCTCGGGAGCAGGCTTATTTCATGTAAACAAGAttagtttgtacctttttaagCGGATGTGATACGGAAAGTCTGACGCAGTCGCGTATTCTCCATTATACGAGCGCAATCTGCGTAAGATGCATGATTAATATAAAGAGCTTTTTAAATTCAACACGTAATAAAAAAAGGATAGATTAATTAAATCTTTTAgcgatgttatttaaaaaatatataatataacaaatattCTTTATCTGAACTTGTGCAACTTGTTTTTGTGTAACAGGTgttttgattattattcttaaacGAATGAGAAGACAAATGCTgatcacattcattttaaatttgtttgaattttcattaataaaaacagcaatCAATCATACCCAGCACTAATAGATGTTATGTACAATAAAGACTATTACTcagtgtgaaataattttcgTTTGAATAAACTAATCTCctattttagttttttctttaGATTGTCAAGTAGCTTACAATGTCATGCATGAAAGAGTTTTCGTTTAGGAATTTCTATCTGTTCTATCTTTAAATCGTTGTCTACAAATATGTTACCCTGTCCCTTTcctgacaaaaatgaccaaaataaccaaatacgttttttgcacatattttcatttatcTTTATCTTCTTTATTACACTTTTCTGTGCAGACTCAGCAGATGCAGGACTTTCAGGTAACGTGGAATACTGCTAATATTGCTATAGTCAGAAACCAGTTAAGAATAATAcaattgaagtaaacttatttaaccACTTGCATATAGTTTCTCTAAAGATCTTTACTGTCCTGTGCATTGCTCAGAAACTTGCACTTTTTAATCTTTTGATGtagaataacatttacattcactTACTGCACATCATACTTTATTTACCACATTCTTGAGAGCTGCTAAAAGTGTTGGTGTATTATCTACAACTGCACAAAAGAAAGGAAAACACAatcttataataaactacaattcgaattttatttatcagaaattaaatTGTTGCATAGACTGTAGGTGTAAGAAAGAGCAACTGCTCCAGAGATGATCTGCACAATCAATCAGTTTAGAGACATCACTCCTGCCCGCACATCACATGAAGATGGAGGACCACCACCTGTTTTTATTTAGCTTTTTAAGTTGCTGTTACAAACAGACAAAATAGCattttaactgtttttaaaagagacttaaagtactttaggagcatcaaattttaattacaatcattaatttcaatctttgacaagcacagtaaagatatcaagattatatttttacagaaaattttacattatttatgctgatttatgtacaaaagtagctttaactgggtttttaaattcagtgtcatAAAAAGTTCACAACCTGTCATCAATAGCTCTCAGACTGCAGGggttaaaaaatgtttctacTATCGATATGTTTTGCCTTTTCTTGCAGTGCATGAACGCGCAGTGATCTCAGATATTTCAATCCTGCCATACTAATCATCAACAGCAGTGGTGTTCAAAGAACCAAATAATTGAGATCATAATTAGTGAGATCTAAACATCTCAGATGTCTCATTTGATCCCGGCTGTATTAAGCGACGTACGAAGAACGGACCCCTGATCTATCTGGATAGGTACACAATGCAAGATCAATCTTAGGGTGGTTTCATATTAGGTCCGATAGCTTTGGGGACACTTGCATCATCAAGCTGCAGCCGTTAACTGATGTTGCTAGACTATGCAATAGGGTtgctgcggtgacagaattttcccaccggttaatcagcaCGTGACAAACCCGGTGATACCGGTATCACTGGGTGGGagggggcttataaatgcgcatgcagacatgcgcattttactttcacttttgaattacgcaactgtttaaatgcagcgcttgcgtacgctgcgttaaatcacgtatgaatttgcgtgccatgcgagtgcaacagctggtttaagttgagtcaatgtgcgcaggcaATTCTCACAGAACCCACCAGTGCCAAGCAGAGCAACTGGCTACTACTCCATAAAGccctgcttgaatgatgggtttaagaTTTTTCTTACTGAAAAACACAACggactcgcttatattaaacatcatatatgtatattataacaaaaacaagtaagcacgcggcttctgccatTGTCTGGTTAGTCAGCTCGCCTCGCACactctgacaggaataaattaaataaatgaaacctgCTGCTCATGATGTGACGCGCCcgttcagctccgctgaataggctttatgcccagctgcactacttcctaaacttcagccagctccttgtttcctgtctgccattattggacaaactgattaatccaggtgtgcctgacctcagtagtcacaacaacaataatcagacacacctggattaatcagtttgcccaataatggcagacaggaaacaaggagctggctgaagttcaggaagtagtgcagctgggcataaagcctttTCAgacagcagacacattcagttgtaagtgtttgctctctctaacgaaactaaatgatttaattacaagaaaatattaAAACGACAGTAAAGGactgagaggctgaagcactgGTAATCACCGTTAGACCGACTATCGCGACAAGCCTACTATGTAAGAGAAATTACCAAAATGAAGTTGTACGTATATCCTCATTGTTCTTTATTTGGACCTTTGGTTTTTATAAAAGaacaaatacagaaacacaCTTGCATCTGTCTGCTGCCAATTGTACAAAAGAAAGTGTGCTGTCCATTACAGAAGCAAGTGTGCGATTACAGAAGCAAGCAGAAAATTAACAGAAATTATGTTTACAGCACGTCATTCTCGCCCCTAGACAGCAATAGACTCTGGGGTGGATTGCATGCGTCATTAATAATGGTCCACTTCCGTAATTTAGATGGATTGTGTTTATATCAGCAGGATAACGTACCGCAGTCAACACAAACCGTACCCCAGACCACCCTTTTCAGACGGGAACTCTGACGTAAAATGGACCCAGGTACGCACCAAAACTGCTAAtgtaacccccccccccaatagtGTCATGAATGTACTAATGTGGGATGTGACGTACCTTCTAACAAACCTTCAAAAAGGCAAAGGATCTTCTCCAGGACCGCATGGGCTACCAGTGGCAGCTCAAAGGGGCACTGGAGCTGGGCAATCCACTTTTTGTTTTGTGGTCTGTACTTTCCCCACAGCAGGAGGGGAAAGTACCCAAGGGCCTTTAGTTTCTCCACCTTAACAAAGAAAAGCATATAAGCAAACACAGACAGATTTCCAAAGCAGGCTTACATGGCAAGAAacacaatattattattatacaacaTACAAGAACCAAAAGAAAAACCTCAGTGCAAATTTCCTTTGGATAAAGAGGCCATGTGTACAGACAGGGTTAAATTCTGTATGTTGCTTTGATAGTAAATTTAGACTAGCTCATTATTATCTAAAATATTACAAATGCAGTTGGTTTGAGGACATCATGACAAACAACTAAAAGACATTACAATAGTTGTTGTTTCCCTGCACAATGTAAATTAAATTCTTTATTTCTGTAATGTTGACAGGAACCTGTAATTTCGGACCAAAAGAGAAAGACAAATGCATATTACCAGCAGGGCACTGTTATCAAATATTTTGGCCTGATTGCGAGACTTCTTCACTTGTTGTGCCCATTCCTTGGCTCTGGCCCGGAACGACTTCATACGGGCCGTCTGCCTGGACTTAATTTCTAGCAGCTTCCCACACTGAGTTAGgaagagaaacagagagagcAAGGGGGGGTGATAAGCAAAAAAGGTTCTAAACTATGGTCCAGTTGATCAAGCACTGATGATTTTCTAGCACTTATAAACAAGGGCCTAAATAATGACTTGGATACCAAGTGAATGCAATTATTGAACAGACAGACTAAATATGCAGCTGAGTCAACGCACCGGCatgttttaataatattaaagtCCTGGTGCTAGAAACCAAGTTAGTTAGTTATCCATATTTCAATAGAAAATATGAATATCCATTATCTGGCCACAAACATTATTTGTTAAGTTGTCATTATTGCATGCGATAGTTAAGATGATGCCATTttcttatatatttaaaaaaacatgaataagCTAATGACATTATCTTAACTTTGAGTTTCTTTGTTCACTACATTAACACTGCTTTTCTTATAATGGTCCAACCACAATCTTAAAGTTTTCACAACTACACTTATTAATTATACACTTGATTTTGCCTTGAAACTTTAATATACGCATGGACAAGGAATGCATGATAAATTGCATGCGATGGGGGCAATTTCACACTCATCATCGTGGACATATAATCGCTTGTGATAATGAATGCGATATAGCGCAGCTTGTTAGTGAAcaacggctttgtgtagtaaatgccggtTAATCTGAATTCAGatgatggtgatttactactaattaAGGAATCTGCTTTACTTTCAAGATGCGTATGACAATCAcattatcgtgcagccctaccatGGACATTGCCTACtagtagggatgggcgataaaTTGCATGCGCATTTTGTCAGTAAAGCCTGTTCCTTggttagtagtaaatcgccatcacctgctatttagatggagcagcatttactacataAAGCCGAAGTTAAttgacaatcggggcaatttcgcattaattattgCGGATGTATCCCCTGCGATATGTATGCCATACGGctcagcttgtcagtgaactatggctttgtgtagtaaatgctgctccatctgaataacaggtgatggcaatttactactaataaaggaaccagctttactgatgagatgcgCATAATATTGTATGCAATTTATCGCCAATCCCTACCTACTAGCAACAATGCAGAAGTatgaataaaaactgatgcATAGCTTAAGCCGTAGGTCCTACGCAGAACTATGATTGTTTCATTAGGTGCAAGCATGTTGCCGTGGTTATGTAGCTGGCCAAAAGATAACTTCTGATCTATGTTTGTTTATCAGTctgtctagcaaccaaactgacctctggaatgaataccttgtggaaaataaaaatgtttaggtTTCCTAAAGATGAGGGGAGACACAGTGACATGAGCTTAGTGTAATggttgatacgctttagctattatttaaattaaggtcatttactggttatttatattgttgttttaaaaaaatctactcTTTAGGGAcactgttgttattgattctttgcagaAGTCTACCAGAAGTTATGTTTTGGGCAAAAATGCGGGTTGTTTATGTTATTAACACTGAAGCCATCTATAATAGGCGCTTTAACAATTAGACAGTACAGCCTATTGTACATTACTTACCTTGGTGCATTTTCGGTTggcacaatttattttttgcaggcaATGGGGGCACTGCCGAATTGTTGATCCACCTGGCATTTTTACTACAAAAAAAGGTTGGTAGTTTGGGTAAATAAGATAAATTATTACAGTACTACATTAAAATAGTAATTTCTGCACTCATTGAATAATTACTATGCAATACATTAGAAACATTGGCTTACTAGTCCTTTACTTCTATCACATATATAATAGAAATATGTATTCTTAAGGACAGATGATGTTGTTGTGACAGTACCAATAACTATTTTGAAAGTACTAAAAAATGGGAACACAGCAGAGTAATGTCAGGCTTGATCCCTTAACACTGGTTAGTTTATCTTCTTTAGACTTTAGAATAAATTGTGCTTAACTAACGTTAATatattcactcactcactcactcactctgcTGACATTAGAAACAACTGTACTGCATCGTGCATCTGCAAGCAACTAGTACTGCCTGCCTGCATTATACCAACGTGCCTGTGTTAGCGACAGATCTCAGATCGGCTTATATAGTGAATGTAGTTGGCCGTATGATCCCAAATACCGACCTGGTGTCAGCACCCATCGATACACCGATTACTGGGACACCACAGCGGCCCGTAAATAGCATTTAACATTAGTTTTTTTCTGCAGACGCGATATATTTTAGTAAAACACAATGTCGTGCACAAAATTTTTAATTAATCTGGGTTAGGAGTCCACGTGCCGTGCTTAGACTACATTATAAACCCTTGGGGGTCCAACCACTTTACCGAAAAACGATAGCTAAAAAACTATATCAGTCGGTGCTGTCAACAGCCATGTCTAAAACCTAAAGACCCAAGTCACAGTATGATTAAAggctgtttttgttttattatttttttttaccaattgcAAGAGGTTTATATACAGCATTAGCAACCAGCTGTGCTAATCGAGCAACCCACTGTTCCAGTAACAACTCCTTTAAAAGCATACGCTGCCGTTTAAAAAAAACGACAACATTCGCGTGATGCAGGagcgattaaataaataaaatgctaaCGTTAACAAAGTGATCTAGTAACAAAAATAGCATTATTGTTACCCACCTGTTTAAAGATGGACGCGCATCAGGTGAAATCCTCTATTAGTGAACTGAGCTCTGCTGGTGACGTCAATTCCGTTAAAGATGATGCGTGGTATTTAGACGCATTTGCGCTCTATCAAAGTGAATGGAAAGGattggcgtatcatatgcacgcaaaaatGGGATTTGGCGTATACATTACACGCAATTTGAAAGTGTAAAGTCGTGTTATTTATACGCATATTGATGAGAACGGGTTGGTCAAACACAACTAATAAATAGATGACAATGAGGCCTGTAACACAACTTATGCAAATATTATTTACATGGATAACGATTGCATAAGAAACAGAGACACCTGAATCAATCCATTCATCACAGACCCTGATGTTTCTCAACACAAACCTCAGtctgtaaaacacaaacacatcagaagAGGAGGACCTACAACCATTTCAGTTCTTCATTCTTATCTCTCtgagatgaatgttgattttgTGTGTGCAAATGTTTCAGATATCGGTGTGTTCAAATAAATGTGTCTGTATAAAAGTCACaccttaacctcctaagacctgagctttgattggggttggaaagaagcaataaatataataaccaaatatttttctttgaacatgaagatGTGTAATTGttcacgtttgtgtacaacaggtctTAGGAGTTGAATGAAAACCCTGTCATTATTTCTCACCTGACGTTGATTTTTCCAGCAGATTGTGTATGATGTGGATCTTAAAGGATAGTTTGCTtgacacaaatgaagatattttgataaatgttaataaccaaacagatctggggcactattcacttccatactattcttttttcctactatacaagtcaatggtgccccagatctgcttggtcaCAGAAATTCTTTAATAtactttcatttgtgttcagcaaagaaagacatttataaaggtatGGATTGATGTTAATGATGTGATGGGACTGAACTCACATCTCTGAAGCGGTGAGTGACGGTGCTGCGGCTGTACTGATGAACACTGGACATCCACTCTTCATCACGCACGATGACATTACCATGCGCGTTCACGACAGTCACGAGCAGCAGCTGCAGAGCCAACAAAACTCttataatcatcatcatcaccatccGATCCTGCCAGACAACCACAACACAGTTCCGATCCGATCTGTGAGCTCAGCTGAACGATTAAACAGAGAActgacgagagagagagagagagagagagagagagagagagagagagagagagagagagagagagagagagagagagagagagagagagagagagagagagagagagagagagagagagagagagagagagagagagagagaggaactGAATGAGAGAGGCGGGCGTCACTGTCCAGTTCGTTACGTCACTATTGGGAAATTATTTTTACTTGTCAATTTATTATGCATCACATGAgattttattgaatttaaatatacataactgTTCAAAAATATCTcacaatgtgtacatttaaagaAGTGTGCAATAttgtaatattatatatttgtcATGGTCCTTACAATCTCGTTAAAAAAGGTTTCTTAATGACATTATGTTACAGTAACGTGAAGAGTTtataaaattattcattttcATTAAGTCTGAGGGAAAAAACAAgttataattaataattttcCCTCCAAATTGTCTGTAAACTCGCGCAATTTAAAGGCTTTTAATTGTTAGACCGAAGTTCGTGGTTTCTGCTGTCATCTAGCGGTCAAGACGTTAAATTACAACACCCgcttaatttacattttaactCCTTTCTGGTCACTTCTAATATAATGGAAAAGACAATTTGTCTTTTAACAAATTACTTCAGCACGTTTAGATGTAAAATTGTCTATTGTACTCTTTAGGGCCCCACCTGGCACCATCTGATGGCCCCCCAGTATGAGAACCACTGCTACTGGTTAATAACCTTATAATggataacattttttaaacctCTTTACCACAATTTAAGGTTTTACATTATTATAGGTGTAATGTAATTAAACAATATAAAATACTGTTCCTTTATAGCCTAAATGTTATTTTGTTAATTAAAATATGAGTGAAACTTACTCAAATTGAGTAAGACATGAAGAAATAAtaactaaatgtaaatgatatTTTGATCTGTGTCATTCTCTGATGTTTGAAGTGTCATTCTCTATTCACAgacactgtactgtactgtcATAAACACAATCCAAATACAATTCAGAGGCACAAGACCTACCAAGAGAAACATGTACCAGTAAAAATCTCAGGAAATATTTCTATCTACTttataagtaagcaataaggtacgagaggctgtgctgtatcgtaaataagtaacggctgaaaggcattgttaggcacgacgcg is a window from the Misgurnus anguillicaudatus chromosome 4, ASM2758022v2, whole genome shotgun sequence genome containing:
- the LOC129442078 gene encoding uncharacterized protein isoform X1, with the translated sequence MPGGSTIRQCPHCLQKINCANRKCTKCGKLLEIKSRQTARMKSFRARAKEWAQQVKKSRNQAKIFDNSALLVEKLKALGYFPLLLWGKYRPQNKKWIAQLQCPFELPLVAHAVLEKILCLFEGLLEACDPQSEEVLQQERPGENDTERDVINNEDQSGQEEQHEVEIEDQRGQEEQHEVEIEDQRGQEEQHETDIEDQRGQEEQHEIGETEMTDMQEMEIAQAHEDRVESKREERGEMEGQKEYDELRQMGTEVMEADNEREKTEEVGKKKSKAKKKEVAAANRKSAAVQILSKKKENRRRRNKDDACQYHSTLDIFPVQYVSQTREKKGCKEVLVHWLPCPSCQKVWPPSWEPQENIKMTLS
- the LOC129442078 gene encoding uncharacterized protein isoform X2, with the protein product MPGGSTIRQCPHCLQKINCANRKCTKLLEIKSRQTARMKSFRARAKEWAQQVKKSRNQAKIFDNSALLVEKLKALGYFPLLLWGKYRPQNKKWIAQLQCPFELPLVAHAVLEKILCLFEGLLEACDPQSEEVLQQERPGENDTERDVINNEDQSGQEEQHEVEIEDQRGQEEQHEVEIEDQRGQEEQHETDIEDQRGQEEQHEIGETEMTDMQEMEIAQAHEDRVESKREERGEMEGQKEYDELRQMGTEVMEADNEREKTEEVGKKKSKAKKKEVAAANRKSAAVQILSKKKENRRRRNKDDACQYHSTLDIFPVQYVSQTREKKGCKEVLVHWLPCPSCQKVWPPSWEPQENIKMTLS